A section of the Leishmania panamensis strain MHOM/PA/94/PSC-1 chromosome 3 sequence genome encodes:
- a CDS encoding hypothetical protein (TriTrypDB/GeneDB-style sysID: LpmP.03.0610): MSPIHKKRVEVLRLGVKGTAGDLNNLHRPAGAPSWKDQQLPLKFSPTSSATASAATMAATEDLRCTTPPGEENLANSTPVPSAPAEAAAATILDSRRRVFPTPLTSLPPHHRFIDGSSFGSSRTITSACIEWCPTPDTGKTAAADNGAATVAEKMTACSMAPATQHIPADSVDMSSAYTVAAAPLSSVAALAPPHYPGDVVVAFIRSLPRRAASIAIPSLHILRERLRRMSLKQILWVILLVALVMVGNFMQIVMLNFWLISFPSDGTPGNYTAFALPGILFATLFVLLLGAYTVIRRPSLRFARHAHGWLILTGVGFCDAINSWMATYAASYTSEVLQALSSNLCPLYAVFLSKWILRDTRRHANVYIVSVFVLTIGGILAASLYGLIKDRNMGEGKWWILIFFLSMPFRVLMNVWQSLYMIIYTHDPEFVAWLRARLTTGEGGTESFASAAVECGNNEPTSDTSGTFVRGGTDVIADRTSPLEIDGAKVGSLMTHYNDHALMGGLEDEVDNDEILVNAGPAGRAKTKPTNSVTRGAADANNDDAVADISEAHAPVTSDGIDNAAGGAAVVSAASPDVPVASLENVQDVVYNAGGAEGCEDVCPTAAAAPPLPTQTMFTVRYNQGEDTIVKLVMLAGETTIQMCFTLCLLPADALPWWGNSNTVSATWDNFVDGIRCVFTIRENFLYCFLYTLGFVFTYIGCAYLNHYSAALCSIVTQLSSPVTALMLVIVPSWNVQLDGDSPWYYNLIAIFFLCVAALLYVMWEEMTDDKKVQAEYELKMNELHVRPSSHEAAPHLVTIKG; encoded by the coding sequence ATGTCACCCATCCACAAGAAGCGCGTTGAAGTGCTTCGCCTGGGTGTGAAGGGCACGGCTGGGGACCTGAACAACCTCCACCGTCCCGCTGGTGCGCCGTCGTGGAAAGACCAGCAGTTACCGCTGAAGTTCTCCCctaccagcagcgccacggcgtcggcggcgacCATGGCAGCGACTGAGGACTTGCGGTGTACCACTCCCCCTGGCGAAGAAAACCTGGCTAACTCCACCCCTGTTCCCTCGGCCCctgcggaggcagcggcggcaacaaTCCTCGACAGCCGCCGTCGTgtcttccccacccctctgACGTCTTTGCCCCCCCACCATCGGTTCATCGATGGGTCCAGTTTCGGCTCTTCCCGAACGATCACATCGGCCTGCATAGAGTGGTGCCCTACACCCGACACAGGGAAGACCGCGGCTGCAGACAACGGTGCGGCGACGGTAGCGGAGAAGATGACAGCGTGCAGCATGGCTCCCGCCACTCAACACATCCCTGCCGACTCTGTCGACATGTCCTCCGCCTACacggtcgccgccgccccgttATCATCAGTGGCGGCACTCGCGCCCCCACACTATCCAGGCGACGTAGTCGTCGCCTTCATCCGCTcgctgcctcgccgcgccgcctctaTCGCCATCCCCTCCCTGCACATCCTCCgcgagcggctgcgcaggaTGTCGCTCAAGCAGATTCTGTGGGTCATCCTCCTTGTCGCCCTCGTCATGGTAGGCAACTTCATGCAGATCGTGATGCTGAACTTCTGGCTcatctccttcccctctgaCGGCACCCCTGGTAACTACACCGCCTTCGCCCTCCCGGGCATCCTCTTTGCCACCCTctttgtgctcctcctcggcgcctACACCGTGATTCGGCGGCCGTCACTGCGCTTCGCcaggcacgcgcacggcTGGCTCATCCTCACCGGTGTTGGTTTCTGCGATGCCATCAACAGCTGGATGGCCACGTACGCCGCGTCGTATACGtccgaggtgctgcaggcactCTCATCAAACCTCTGTCCCCTCTACGCCGTGTTCCTGTCCAAGTGGATCCTGCGTGACACGCGCCGCCACGCCAACGTCTACATCGTCTCCGTCTTCGTGCTCACCATAGGCGGCATCCTCGCCGCCTCGCTCTACGGCCTCATCAAGGACCGAAACATGGGCGAGGGCAAGTGGTGGATCCtcatcttcttcctctccatGCCGTTTCGCGTCCTCATGAACGTGTGGCAATCCCTTTACATGATCATCTACACCCACGACCCAGAATTTGTCGCCTGGCTGCGGGCGCGGCTGACGaccggggaggggggcaccgagtccttcgcctccgccgccgtggagTGCGGCAACAATGAGCCCACGTCCGACACCTCTGGCACCTTTGTCAGGGGTGGCACCGACGTGATCGCTGACCGCACCTCGCCTCTGGAGATAGACGGCGCTAAGGTAGGGTCATTGATGACGCACTACAACGACCATGCGCTGATGGGTGGGCTCGAGGACGAGGTGGACAACGACGAAATTCTGGTCAACGCAGGACCTGCAGGACGTGCCAAGACGAAGCCAACAAACTCGGTGacgcgcggcgccgcagatGCTAACAACGATGATGCTGTGGCGGACATCTCCGAGGCGCATGCGCCGGTGACGAGCGATGGAATTGACAACGCtgccggtggcgctgctgtcgtctcCGCCGCATCGCCCGACGTGCCCGTTGCGAGTCTTGAGAACGTGCAGGATGTGGTGTATAAcgcaggcggtgctgaggGCTGCGAAGACGTGTGTCcgactgcggctgccgcgccaccactgccgacGCAGACGATGTTCACGGTTCGCTACAACCAAGGTGAGGACACCATCGTCAAGCTCGTCATGCTGGCGGGTGAGACAACGATACAGATGTGTTTTACGCTGTGCCTGCTCCCAGCGGAtgcgctgccgtggtggggcaacagcaacacagTCAGCGCGACGTGGGACAACTTCGTCGATGGGATTCGGTGTGTCTTCACAATCCGGGAGAATTTTCTCTACTGTTTCCTGTACACCCTCGGGTTCGTCTTCACCTACATCGGGTGCGCCTATCTGAACCACTACAGCGCCGCCTTGTGCTCTATCGTCACCCAACTCTCCTCGCCGGTCACAGCGCTGATGCTCGTCATTGTACCTAGCTGGAACGTGCAGCTGGACGGTGACTCGCCGTGGTACTACAACCTGATCGCCATCTTCTTCCTGTGTGTCGCAGCTCTCCTCTACGTCATGTGGGAAGAGATGACGGATGACAAGAAGGTGCAAGCGGAGTACGAGCTGAAGATGAACGAGCTGCACGTGCGTCCGTCGTCGCAcgaagcagcaccgcacctcGTTACGATTAAGGGATGA
- a CDS encoding hypothetical protein (TriTrypDB/GeneDB-style sysID: LpmP.03.0620), with protein MRGKGHKRLAARSFQQWQKLYYNMLCDRQMPTPLYATLRLPVRCAAQPSPSTPAPASVDLQLATNSSSVLQWWQCEYEPFLLPRDASAQRMAGTTPSATTTTHVLASARVSAHVGPPAPPLGYPEYIAMEAKQYTEGVLRGETYAYRHTEAAGAAPAPPPGAPYISPVKWIQQPLLDGFVAQRLTAHTGVTTGSLLDARRTAMALGRQLPPFALSPFYAASELLDQWCLFGETAAVVPPMPSSSGAVLDGTRQSQQPHDPAAHHLRIAELALGAALLSSYRAVWLNGAVLSHPGTGRSVLVVGPRHSGKTTLALHCLSAAVMQASGSASGDSSVRLTAAEHFFLAAGTPVRRMLDPASARLTSPTIFACSLPHHISVGLGAVLGTLRPNPGLAAAVELPGFLQSEAGLRAFLRNTDGVLWDMSKTYRLRLEDTHTPSPHHTSTQWDPVVVNTLAGVVLLDWNVEELASTSPTPVRNAVREVPLHDGGVEELLTRAQDYMFHGHHLLRSVYDAPQDAPARLENALMDEWVAAPPQPPADGTAPALHCIEGSVNFDLATQLITSLLGKHA; from the coding sequence ATGCGCGGGAAAGGGCACAAGCGTCTCGCTGCGCGGTCCTTTCAGCAGTGGCAGAAGCTCTACTACAACATGCTGTGCGACCGTCAGATGCCCACGCCGTTGTACGCGACGTTGCGACTCCCCGTGCGTTGTGCGGCACAGCCGTCGCCGTCTACGCCAGCCCCAGCGTCTGTGGATCTGCAGCTGGCGACGAATAGCAGCTcagtgctgcagtggtggcagtgcgAGTACGAGccctttcttctcccgcGCGATGCGAGCGCACAAAGGATGGCCGGCACAACGCCGTCAGCAACGACCACGACGCACGTACTGGCCAGCGCGCGCGTCAGTGCCCACGTTGgcccaccagcaccgccgctgggCTACCCTGAATACATTGCGATGGAGGCAAAGCAGTACACAGAAGGTGTCCTGCGCGGTGAGACGTACGCCTACCGGCACACGGAAGCGGCAGGAGCTGCCCCGGCGCCTCCACCCGGTGCGCCGTACATTTCACCAGTGAAGTGGATCCAGCAGCCACTGCTAGACGGCTtcgttgcgcagcgcctcaccGCGCACACCGGGGTGACGACCGGCTCGCTCCTCGACGCCCGGCGTACGGCGATGGCACTCGGTCGTCAGCTGCCGCCCTTCGCGCTCTCGCCATTCTACGCGGCTAGTGAGTTGCTGGATCAGTGGTGCCTTTTCGGCgagacggcagcagtggtgccgccCATGCCGTCGTCATCAGGCGCTGTCTTGGATGGAACGCGGCaatcgcagcagccgcacgaTCCCGCCGCGCATCACCTCCGCATCGCAGAGCTGGCGCTCGGGGCGGCACTTTTGTCGAGCTACCGTGCCGTGTGGCTGAACGGCGCCGTTCTCTCGCACCCTGGCACAGGCCGCTCTGTACTTGTAGTCGGCCCCCGACACAGCGGGAAGACTACGCtggcgctgcactgcctctcGGCGGCCGTGATGCAGGCGTCCGGCAGCGcgagcggcgacagcagtgTGCGACTGACAGCGGCGGAACACTTCTTCCTCGCAGCTGGAACGCCTGTGCGACGCATGCTAGACCCTGCCAGCGCGCGGCTCACATCGCCGACTATCTTCGCCTGCTCACTGCCGCACCACATCAGTGTGGGTCTTGGCGCCGTGTTGGGCACCCTGCGGCCGAACCCGGGCTTGGCAGCTGCCGTGGAGCTCCCAGGCTTTCTCCAGTCCGAAGCCGGCCTACGCGCATTCTTGCGCAACACCGACGGTGTCCTGTGGGACATGAGCAAGACGTATCGTCTGCGGCTCGAGGACACCCACACGCCATCCCCGCACCACACCAGCACGCAGTGGGACCCTGTCGTTGTAAACACCCTGGCAGGAGTAGTGCTTCTCGACTGGAACGTGGAGGAACTCGCCAGCACGTCGCCGACACCAGTGCGCAACGCGGTTCGCGAGGTCCCGTtgcacgacggcggcgtggaAGAGCTCCTGACGCGGGCGCAGGACTACATGTTTCACGGGCATCATCTCCTGCGCTCTGTCTATGACGCGCCGCAGGACGCGCCTGCACGACTTGAAAACGCGCTCATGGATGAGTGGgtcgcggcgccgccccAGCCCCCCGCCGACGGCACCGCACCAGCCCTGCACTGCATCGAGGGTTCTGTGAACTTCGACCTCGCCACGCAACTTATCACGAGCCTCCTCGGCAAACATGCATGA
- a CDS encoding uroporphyrinogen III synthase-like protein (TriTrypDB/GeneDB-style sysID: LpmP.03.0630) produces the protein MSKTILVAAPEVYSKRFAQALEVHHLIPIAVPVIKTIATPDTADMRTLLENDLDDIDYIAFCSRCAVDSLSAALNHRYGCCEELVSGRTSSAPVEDEGKRATIVATVLAKCTLIAIGKDADYVLERLRILPGICPDEPSPAGIAAKLAEGGRAEGRTIAVLAPCVGGFAEPDVVPRFVDQLKGMGMRVVRVDAYVTRPVSEEAVSAAVTALTSGSVHCVAFTSASEISVLLSRSPQCLANIDVACFGPYTAGFAAQHGVTVSCVAKDFSSFDGFAAAIAQHYARR, from the coding sequence atgTCAAAGACGATCTTGGTCGCTGCGCCTGAGGTGTACTCGAAGCGCTTCGCGCAGGCGTTGGAGGTACACCACCTCATCCCTATTGCGGTTCCGGTGATCAAGACTATCGCGACACCGGACACGGCAGACATGCGCACGCTGCTGGAAAATGACCTGGACGACATCGACTACATCGCTTTTTGCAGCCGGTGTGCCGTTGATTCTCTGAGCGCCGCCTTGAACCACCGATACGGTTGTTGCGAGGAGCTAGTATCGgggcgcaccagcagcgcgcccGTGGAAGACGAGGGCAAGCGGGCAACGATTGTAGCGACGGTTCTCGCCAAGTGCACTCTGATCGCCATCGGCAAGGATGCTGACTACGTTCTCGAGCGGCTGCGAATTCTACCGGGGATATGCCCAGATGAACCGAGCCCTGCTGGCATCGCCGCAAAACTGGCGGAGGGTGGCCGCGCGGAGGGTCGCACGATCGCCGTCCTGGCGCCGTGTGTGGGGGGCTTCGCGGAACCGGATGTGGTGCCGCGGTTTGTGGATCAGCTCAAGGGAATGGGGATGAGGGTGGTGCGAGTAGACGCGTATGTGACGCGTCCTGTGAGTGAAGAGGCTGTCTCTGCCGCCGTGACGGCGCTGACGAGTGGCAGTGTTCACTGCGTCGCCTTCACCAGTGCTAGCGAGATTTCTGTATTGCTCAGCCGCTCGCCCCAGTGCCTAGCGAACATCGACGTGGCTTGCTTTGGCCCATACACCGCCGGCTTTGCTGCACAGCATGGCGTCACGGTTTCATGTGTGGCGAAGGATTTCAGCTCGTTTGACGggttcgccgccgccattgcGCAGCATTACGCAAGGAGATGA